The DNA sequence AATAACTAAGCAAATGGATTATAAAGATTACGGAAACACTCTTGAACCATCGTTTCAAAAAAATGCCATAGCTAAACAGCAAGCTACATTTATATCTAAAGTATATATGTGGATGAGCTTGGCTTTATTTATAAGTGGTTCAACTGCTTATTTCACTGCAAATTCTCCGGGATTATTAAGCTTAATGTTTGGTACTACTGGCCCTACTTTCTTATATTATGCTTTAATTTTAGGTGAATTAGGATTAGTATTTGCTTTAAGCGGAGCAATCCATAAAATGACTTTAGGATTAGCATCGGCAGTCTTTTTGTTTTATTCTTTTTTAAACGGAATGACTTTGGCTATGATTTTCTTGGCTTATACCTTTTCATCTATAGCTACCACATTTTTTATTACTGCCGGTACATTTGCTATAATGAGTTTATATGGTTATTTTACCAAAACAGATCTTACAAAATTTGGAAGAATTCTATCTATGGCTTTACTAGGTGTACTATTAGCCATAGTTGTCAATATTTTCTTAAATAACTCCATGTTGGATTTAATTATTTCAGTAGTTGGAGTTTTAATATTTGTGGGATTAATTGCTTATGATACTCAAACTCTGAAAAATATAGGATCACAAATAAACTCTGAAGATGGAGAAAGTTATTCTAAAATTGCGATTCAAGGTGCCTTGTCTCTCTATTTAGATTTTATTAACCTTTTCTTATTTTTACTTAGATTTCTTGGTTCAAGAAGATAAATTTACTTTTTGAAAACGTTAAAATAGTTTATAGGTGAATAAAGTTTTTATTCACCTATTTATATATAATAAAATACCATTATTAAAACAAAATATAAATCTAACAGAAACTATAAAATTTGTAATTTTAAATTTATTTATAAATAAATATGGAGAACA is a window from the Apibacter sp. B3706 genome containing:
- a CDS encoding Bax inhibitor-1/YccA family protein encodes the protein MDYKDYGNTLEPSFQKNAIAKQQATFISKVYMWMSLALFISGSTAYFTANSPGLLSLMFGTTGPTFLYYALILGELGLVFALSGAIHKMTLGLASAVFLFYSFLNGMTLAMIFLAYTFSSIATTFFITAGTFAIMSLYGYFTKTDLTKFGRILSMALLGVLLAIVVNIFLNNSMLDLIISVVGVLIFVGLIAYDTQTLKNIGSQINSEDGESYSKIAIQGALSLYLDFINLFLFLLRFLGSRR